From the genome of Streptacidiphilus rugosus AM-16, one region includes:
- a CDS encoding APC family permease has product MQRQTAPRRVKLMPLVALIFFSVSGGAYGIEGLFSTSGPGMGLLLIVVTPLIYSIPHALVCAELGTAIPVDGGFYHWVRRGLGTFWGFQQGVLRWVCSFVDMAVYPVLFTSYLQSMAAAVAPGKHVLFSLGSFQFDLNWFICLAVIVVFTLVNLLGAAWVGDSSVVFAIICLTPMLLLSVVGFAHLIGHGADPVGQFTTGPDQSTWNAFGAGLFLAMWNYSGWDSVSTVAGEMENPRKHLPKALGVSVVLIAIGYLLPSLASLAVGRDGHAGWANWDSGSFSDVAKALAGPWLQWTVTIGGMFASVAMFSALLASNARLPFVLAEDGYFPGWVAKKSARRQVPLVSIIGSSVIYALFCLSSFSNLIIVDVFLTNISLLLQVAALIALRIREPELERPYRIPGGWFSLSAITLSLLGVCAWAAWNQYVDSGTQAVTYCLYVVGGSTLLYLPLAWRRRRLQARRPSLVAAVGTGEHPAGPQLVTAASATAGRPQD; this is encoded by the coding sequence GTGCAGAGACAGACCGCCCCGCGCCGGGTGAAGCTGATGCCCCTGGTGGCGCTCATCTTCTTCAGCGTCTCCGGCGGCGCCTACGGCATCGAGGGGCTCTTCTCCACCTCGGGGCCCGGCATGGGCCTGCTGCTGATCGTGGTCACCCCGCTCATCTACAGCATCCCGCACGCCCTGGTCTGCGCCGAGCTCGGCACCGCCATCCCCGTCGACGGCGGCTTCTACCACTGGGTCCGCCGCGGTCTCGGCACCTTCTGGGGCTTCCAGCAGGGCGTACTGCGCTGGGTCTGCAGCTTTGTCGACATGGCGGTCTACCCGGTCCTCTTCACCAGCTACCTGCAGAGCATGGCCGCCGCCGTCGCGCCGGGCAAGCACGTGCTGTTCAGCCTGGGCAGCTTCCAGTTCGACCTGAACTGGTTCATCTGCCTGGCGGTCATCGTCGTCTTCACCCTGGTGAACCTGCTCGGCGCGGCCTGGGTCGGCGACTCCTCGGTGGTCTTCGCGATCATCTGCCTCACACCGATGCTGCTGCTCAGCGTCGTCGGGTTCGCCCACCTGATCGGCCACGGCGCCGACCCGGTCGGCCAGTTCACCACCGGCCCGGACCAGTCCACCTGGAACGCCTTCGGCGCCGGGCTCTTCCTGGCCATGTGGAACTACAGCGGCTGGGACAGCGTCTCGACCGTCGCCGGTGAGATGGAGAACCCGCGCAAGCACCTGCCCAAGGCGCTCGGCGTCTCGGTCGTGCTGATCGCGATCGGCTATCTGCTCCCCTCCCTCGCCTCCCTGGCCGTGGGCAGGGACGGCCACGCCGGATGGGCGAACTGGGACAGCGGCTCCTTCTCGGACGTGGCCAAGGCGCTGGCCGGGCCGTGGCTGCAGTGGACGGTCACCATCGGCGGCATGTTCGCCTCGGTGGCGATGTTCTCCGCGCTGCTGGCCTCCAACGCGCGGCTGCCCTTCGTGCTCGCCGAGGACGGCTACTTCCCCGGCTGGGTGGCCAAGAAGAGCGCCCGGCGGCAGGTCCCGCTGGTGTCGATCATCGGCTCCTCGGTGATCTACGCGCTGTTCTGCCTCAGCAGCTTCAGCAACCTGATCATCGTGGACGTCTTCCTGACCAACATCAGCCTGCTGCTCCAGGTCGCCGCGCTGATCGCGCTGCGGATCCGCGAGCCCGAGCTGGAGCGCCCCTACCGGATTCCCGGCGGCTGGTTCTCGCTGTCGGCGATCACGCTGAGCCTGCTCGGGGTCTGCGCGTGGGCCGCCTGGAACCAGTACGTGGACAGCGGCACCCAGGCCGTCACCTACTGCCTCTACGTCGTCGGCGGCTCGACCCTGCTGTACCTGCCGCTCGCCTGGCGCCGTCGCCGGCTCCAGGCCCGGCGGCCCAGCCTGGTCGCCGCCGTCGGCACGGGCGAGCACCCCGCCGGGCCGCAGCTCGTCACCGCCGCGTCTGCCACCGCCGGCCGGCCTCAGGACTGA